Below is a genomic region from Ancylomarina subtilis.
GGACACTATTGAATTCGACGACCTATCAAATCCACAGTTGGAAGAGTACATTGGTGACGATGCTGAGGTGCTTCGTGATGAATTGGATTTGGTATCCGGAGTTTATCCTGAATTTAATGTTGAAGATTACCTGAATGCTGAAATTGCACCTGTTTTCTTCGGTTCTGCACTAAATAATTTTGGTGTACAAGAACTTCTTGATGTTTTTGTTAAGATTGCCCCTTCTCCACTTCCATGTCAAACAGTTGAACGTCTGATTCAGCCTGAGGAAGAAAAATTCTCTGGTTTTGTCTTTAAGATCCATGCCAATATGGATCCGAACCACCGTGACAGAATTGCCTTCGTGAAAATTGTATCGGGTACATTCAAAAGAAATACCCCCTACCTTCACGTTCGCAATGGGAAAAAAATCAAATTCTCTAGTCCAACAGCCTTTATGGCAGAGAAAAAATCGATTGTAGAAGAAGCTTATCCTGGAGATATCATCGGTCTGCACGATACAGGAAACTTCAAGATTGGTGATACCCTAACTGAAGGTGAGAAAATCAACTTCAAAGGGATTCCTTCATTCTCTCCCGAACTTTTCAAATACATCGAGAATGCAGATCCTATGAAATCGAAACAATTGGCGAAGGGTATTGACCAATTGATGGACGAGGGTGTTGCCCAACTTTTTACCTCTCAGTTTAACGGTCGTAAGGTCATTGGAACTGTTGGTGCACTTCAGTTCGAAGTGATTGAGTACCGCCTATTGCACGAATACAGCGCTTCTTGTCGTTGGGAACACATCAACCTTCATAAGGCATGCTGGATTAAATCCAACGACGATGAAGAATTAAAGGAATTTAAGAAAGCCAAATACCAATATATCGCAAAAGACAAGCATGGACGTGATGTTTTCCTTGCAGACTCGGGTTATATGTTGCAAATGGCTCAAAACAATTATAAGAATTTAGAGTTCCATTTCACTTCGGAATTTTAAGCTGATGTGAAAATGTTCTGATGTGCGAATCTGATGATTCCACAAATTAACTCAAATCTCATTTACTAAATTACAAGATAATTATGTCTTTAGAAGAAGGATTAAATTTCACTCAGGAATTAACTGTTGAAGATAATAATACGGCTATCGCACACGGTTCGGGTAAATTACCTGTATTTGCGACACCTGCAATGGTCGCATTTATGGAAAACACAGCTGTAAAATGCATAGAAAAGGGCTTGGATAAAGGCTTGGATACAGTTGGAATTCAAATTGACACCAAACATATTAAAGCCACTAAAGTGGGTAAGAAGGTGACCTGTACAGCAACTCTAACGAAAGTGGATGGTAAAAAACTGACTTTCCAAATTGAAGCGACAGACGAAGATGGCCCAATTGGTTCATCACTCCACAAGCGCTATATCATCGATCCTATTAAATTTATGGAAAGAGCCTAACTAGTTAAAATATATAAAATTGCCCGTTCATATAAACTTTGAACGGGCTTTTTTTATGATCTGTTTTTTGATTATCTTATAAGTTGAAAATTAACAATCAGAGCCATGAAAACAATATTCAAAAAACTACTGGGTTCATTCTTATTAATCGTTCTGGTAACAAGCCTTTCAGCACAAAAAAAAGAGGAACGAAAAGCTCAAAAAATTAAAGTCTATCAAGAATGCCTGCAACTAATTAAAAGTGGCGAATTCAAATTCGAAGCTGACAAAGCTTATCCTCAAAGTGGATCTTACATCGATCTTACTACGAATTATGGCTTTATTAAAGTTTCTGAGAATAATTGTCTATGCGATTTACCTTTTTTCGGCCGCGCTTATCATGCGGATTATGGTGGTGATGCCGGAATGGATTTCGAAGGTGAAATGCTAAACAAAGAACTCACTCGTGATGATAAAAAAATGAAAGTGACTTATACCTTTGATGTCAAAGATAAAGAGGTTTTCACTGTAATTATCGAGGCGTTTTCAAAAAAATCGGTATCCACAATTGTTCGATGTAACAGCAAAGCTCACATCTCCTATTCAGGACAAATTGTGGAACTTAAAAAGGATGATCCAGATGCTGAATAAGCAGTATAATCCATTTTCATTTTAAGAAAATAGACAAAATCAATTTTGTTATTCAAAAAAACTTGTCTAGTTTAGCATCCACAAATAAAGAAATCTAATGAGATCATTCAACAACAATAATGCTTTTAATAATTTGATGACTAATTGTTCATCGAAAATGGAAAGCTTATAGTTGATTGTCAAAATATACCTACACTATCTAAAGCCTTCCCCTACCGGAAGGCTTTTTTTATAAACTCATATTGCAGAACCATGTCTTTTTTCAATTCAAATAATAATATCAATAATAATTTTCCCTGAGGGTGAGAAAAGATATCGACATGCACTTGTTTAGCCTTTCCTCACTACGGAAAGGCTTTTTTTATAATCTATTTTTAAAACTATTAACTGAAAAACCATGAAAGATTTAATTATTCCAAAGGATTACAAGAGTTCACTCGACTTGGATCAAACTGAAAAAGCAATTAAGCTCATTAAGGATCAATTCCAATTGCAACTGTCTTCAGAATTGAGGTTAAAAAGGGTTACAGCTCCATTAATCGTAATGAAACATACAGGTCTTAACGATGATTTAAACGGTGTGGAACGTCCGGTTGCCTTCCCAATTAAGGCTTTAGGAGATGACAAAGCTGAAGTGGTCCATTCACTTGCGAAATGGAAACGCTACATGCTTGGGGAACTTAGTATTCCTGCCGGACAAGGACTTTATACCGACATGAATGCCCTTCGTCCCGATGAGGATTTCACCAATATTCATTCCTTATATGTCGATCAGTGGGATTGGGAGAAAAGCATCACTAAAGAAGAACGAAGCTTGGATACACTGAAAGAAACCGTTAAACAAATCTATGCCGCACTGAAACGCACAGCCTATATTCTTCAGGAATACTACCCAAGTATTCAAGCTCAGTTACCCGAAGAGATCTGCTTCATTCATGCAGAAGAACTCTTATTACAATATCCCGAATTGAGCCCCAAAGAAAGAGAGACTAAGGTCGCCAAAGAATTTGGAGCTGTCTTTATTATCGGCATTGGAAGCGAAATGGTCAATGGCGAGCCACATGATGGTCGTGCTCCTGACTATGACGACTGGAGCACGCCTACTGTAAGCGGGTATAAAGGTTTAAATGGTGATATTATTTTATGGAACCCTGTGCTTGAAATTGCTTTTGAAATCTCATCAATGGGGATTCGTGTAGATGAAGAAGCTTTAGAAAAACAATTGATCCTTAGAGGTGCCGAAGAACGAAAAACGCTTATGTTTCACCAAAAGCTGCTGGCAGGAGAATTGCCTTATTCAATTGGTGGAGGAATTGGACAATCGCGTCTGTGCATGTTTCTGCTTCAAAAAGCTCATATTGGCGAGGTACAATCAAGTATCTGGCCTGAAGAGATGAGACAAAAGTGTCAGGAATCCGGTATTTTCATTCTCTAATAAAACATTATTATCAAAAGAGTTTTATAAGGTTAAAGACAAGTAAATTCCTGATTGAGAAAATTTTTCTTAAATTTAGGAGGCGCTTGTCTTTTTATTTAGGACTTATGCCAGCCTAACTTATAATTAACCAAAAACTTATTTTATGAAAAAAGCTCTTTTAATTGTAGGTATCTTAGTTGTTTTGGTATTGATTCTTCATCAGGTAGCTCCCAAACATTATCAAGTAGAACGTAAAGTTGTTGTGTCAACACAAATCGACACCGTATTTAAAAGTCTCTGTTCATTAAAAGAACAACAACTATGGTCCCCCTGGGCTGAGATGGATCCCAATATGAAAGTTGAGTATCGAGGTATGGATGGAGAGATCGGATCTGTTTCGCATTGGGTTGGTAACGATAAAGTTGGTGAAGGAGAACAGGAGATTAAAAAAATTGAAAGCAACACGTATATTGAAACAGAATTGCGCTTTCTTAAACCCTTTAAATCCACAAGTATCGGTTTCCTTAAACTAAAACCCGTAGACAGCCAGACTGAAGTCACATGGGGATTTAAGGGTGAGCATAAATTCCCAACTACAATTATCATGTTGTTTATGGATATGGATGAGCAAATTGGTCCTGATTTTGAAAAGGGACTAAGCAAATTCAAAACTTATATCGAGAAATAACGGTTTAAATTCAACATATTTTATCACTAAAAATTATACAAATGAAAAAAAATATGGGTCTTGTTGATCGTATCTTACGTTCAATAGTTGCTATAACATTAATTGCCTTGTATATCTTTGATGTTATCACTGGTACAATTGGTATAATCCTTGTCGTACTTTCTTCTATTATGCTTCTTTCAAGTATTATTGGCAATTGCCCTCCATACTCACTAATAGGCATTAATACATGCAAAAAGAAAGACTAATACCCTTTCATAAATCTAAATACTAAAGGCTGCTTATTGAAGCAGCCTTTAATATTTAAACATTCTTATTTAAATAAAGTCGCCTCCCTTAGGAGACTTAATCTTAGTTAAGAGTTTCATCTTGACACCTCTGAGCTGCCTAAAATCAGCTTCAGACTGTTGTCCCAATTTGAGTTTAACCTTCTCCAAACTCTCTTTTGAACCAACCAAAGTTAGAACATCTCCCCGCCTTAACCGAGTATAACCAGTTGAGATAATTGGATTCTCATTACGTTTGGTTGCAAGAATAATCACATCAGATGGCAATTTTAGGTCGCGCAAACTTAAACCATGTAGATCCGCATTTTGCATTTCAACATCCACTGTATCCTGACTTTCATCCATACCCAGAATGATAGATGTTGCGATTGGAGAGCGAACCAAGTGATCCATTAAACTAATCAGCATAGAAGCTGGTTCCACAATAAGGGCTCCTAATTCCTGAAAACGTTTCATGTATTTTCTATCGTGTAAACGCACGACCAAATGTCGCGTACCAAATTGTTCATAAGCCAATTCGCATATCTCTAGACTCTCTTCATCTTGATAAAAAAGAACAAAACTATCAGCAGAATCAGCCCCTATTCGTTTCATCTCCTCCATTCCAAAATCCTTAATATGAACGACCGGAATCCCCTGATATTCATGTGATGCTTTTTCCTTATCCCGGGTTGCCATCTTAACTAATATATCACTACTCATCAACTGTCTGGCCAGAGCCAGAGATTGCCCCTCTAAACCAAAAATAAATACTTTTTTATCGCGTTTTTCGTGTAAAACATCATGCTTACGATGACTTTCGCCTACCTTTAAAATTGCCCATTTAAAAAGCGGTGGCCCCACAATCTGATTAATAACAATTACTGTAATCAAAACAGTTGCAAACTCTGCTCCCCAATCCGGATATTTCTGGCTGACAATTGAAACCAAACCTAAAGCGACACCTGCCTGAGTGACATAAGGCGTCCATGATATTCGATTATACGATTTGGGATCACCTGCCAATCGTCCGCCTACATAGGCCCCAATTGCCATACTAAAAAGGCGAATAAAGAAAAATACAAGAGCAATACTAAAGGCTTCAGCAAAACTATCAAGAGAGAGAGAAGCACCTGTTAAGGTGAAAAACAGGATATATATTTTAGGAACGACACGTTCTATAATCTTATTAAATTCCCGGCGAGAATTACCAAAATTAACCACATAAAAACTTGCCAGGATACAAACCAAAAGAGGTTCCACATAAATATGAAATCCAAGATACTCCTGACTGTAATAATGTAACTCGTGCGCAAAAAGAAAAGAGAGGTAGCCAAGTATAATAAGAACAAAGGCTTTTAATCCTGTAGTCATATTCAGCCCCAAAACAAAATTCATTAGTTTACCCAAAACCCACCCCAGAAAGAATGACAGTAGCAACTCTCCCAGAAGAATAACCGTAAGAATAAAATCAATGGGGATTCCTGATATTAAAGCATCTGATATTGCAAAACAAAGAGTAAACAAAATGATAACAAGAACATCCTTTACGACCGTTACACCAATGGCCGTTTTTACAAAAGGGCCTTTGGCTCGCATTTCGTTAATAATTGCGATGGCTGAAACCGGCGAACGAGCTACAAAAATAACGCCGATCAATATAGCCATTGAAATTTTCACCTCATTCGTGAATCCTGACATAAACGGAATACGCTCACTCAAATAATAAATGGCAATGGCACTCAAAACAAAAGTGAAAAAAAGCTGTCCAAATGTCATCCATTTAATACTTTTCATACGCCCTTTCAATTCGGCTAAATAAAGCTCTGCTCCGGCAGCAAAAGCAATGAATGAGAGAGAAATATCATTTACAAAAGTAAGTTGATGTAAAGATTCGCCTGGTATCAGCTTTAAAACAAAAGGACCTGCGATGATTCCAATTATTAACAAGCCTGTAATAATAGGCAGTTTTACTTTCAAAAAATAGAGAGACAACCGACTAGCTGCAACACTTACGATTAAAAATCCGGCTAAAAAAGGAAGAATGTCGAAATAAGTATTCATCGGCAAATTTGTCTATTGGTGATTATATCACATAAGATAATTATTTTTTTCATTCTTTAAGATGGATAATCAGTCTTAAAGTCTCAAGCATGAATAAATCCGTTCTAATCTGAGTAAAAAAAAACGCCCAAACTTAATTCAAAGCCCGGGCGTTAATATATTCTATAAAGTTTAGTAGCAAACGATTTTTACACTTTGCGCTTTCATCATTCTTCAATAAAATAGGAAAAACTACAGAAGCTTTGCAAAACTGGGAATCTTCTTGGCCAATTTGATAGCAATATCGCCCAGATCCTTTATCCGACCAATCAATTGAGCCTGTGATAAATTCTGCTTTGATGCTTCTTCAACCAACGCTATCAAAGCCAAATAAGTTTCTTCAACTGTTGTATCCGGACAAAGCGCATCAATTTCATCCTTAGTCATTCCTTTTAACTCACCCAATTCTTTTTGGTATGTCTCATCAAAAGCTGCATCAGCTTCACCAAACAAATCATCAAATCTATTTTCAGTCATAATGCTATTTTTTAGATGTTAACTTCATAATTTTATTTGAAAGCTCCTGTAATTGCTTATATGCATCATCCGATTTCACATCAATCTCTTTCCCTTTTTTAAGAACCTCTTCAATCTGTTCAGACAAACTCGCCAATGAGTTGCTAACTAAAGTGTCCGCTCCAGTCAAGCCAACAATTGAAAGGGCCTGCTCCTGTTCCTCTTTTAATTTTCGAAGCGATTGCAGATAAACTGTAATGCTTGTATTTGCATTACTCACCTGCAGATAAGATTTATTTATAGCCTTCAATAGCTCCGTTTCCTGTATTAATATGGGTTTAAGCAATTCTGTCCTCTTTTTCTCAATCTGTTTACGAGCTGAGTTTAGAAAATCTGCCATTTCATCAACAGCGTTCTCCGACTCCAACTTCCCCACCTTCTGAGCAGCTAGCTCCAATGTTCCATATAGTGATGGCTCACCCTTTTTAAAAGATTGCAGTTCCTTATTCAAGACATAGTGAATCACAAAAGGAGCATAAACATCATCCACTAAAGTGTTGATATCGGTTTTTATTTTATTGAAGTATAGTTCGGCAAGATTCTGATGCGATTGTTGCAGAACCTGCAAATCGTTTCCTATGGTTTGTGATAAAAGAACGGTCTCTTTGGGAACAGATGCACATCCTGCAAGCAGGAAAATGAATAAAATGCTGACAAGGTTTTTCACTCTCATTAGTCTTTAATTTTAGATGAGGTTATTGGGTTATAATTGTTTCTTTTAAGATTCTGAATAGTCATAAAAATTGACTGGGGAAGATTGTTCCAGTCAAACCACTCCCAGCGTTCACACTTGTCAGGTTCCATCAAATTTACATCTCCGAAATCATAATCTGCCAGCATAACAATAGTGACATAATGCTTTTGCTCTTCCTGAAAAATATCATTGGTTACAGTTCCATATCGAACATTCTTTATTCTTAAGCCAGTTTCTTCAAGGATTTCGCGAATAGCACAATCTTCCCAGCATTCCTGATATTCCAAATGACCTCCCGGAAAGGCCCAGGTACCATCACCATGAGCATTTTTCCGCTTACCCAACAACACTCTCCCCTCTTTTATCACGGCAACTCCAACTCCTACTTTAGGACGCTTACTTTCCATATATTATGATTCAATTTTCAAGAACACTATCAAATTTACATAAAAAAACAACAAGCAAGAATTTTTATTTAAAATAAAGCAATCATAAAAAAAGCCAGCTTAGCTGACTTTTATTTTAAAACTATATTTAATAATTCCTTTAACTTAGCCCGGCGTAAGGCTTTATTACCTCTATGCAAAGTCCGTAATTCCAACTTATATCGACCAGAATCTATGTTCTCAGGAATTTGAAAAATCTGTCTACTGGGCCTATTCGTTATATATACTGAAACCCTGTATTCTGAACCTCCTTCTTTAAGAAGAAATATCCCCTGATAGTTATCAGTGCTATCAAATTTTAAGGACTTACCCCGGAGTTCAACGATAGAACCAGAACCTAAAGCTGAAAAAAGAGAATTTGTACCATACTTTTTGAAACTACTGATTTTAATCTTTAGATCATCAGTTATTCTATTATTTTCTTTACTATCACTCTTTAGGTGATGTAATTTATCCAAACAATTATCTGCTATTTCCTGCAAATAATCAGTATTCAAACAATATTCCATATCCTATTATTTGAAATTAAAAAAATACTGTCAATAAACTTATTTATAAAAAATAAATGAGAGAAAATGAGCAATCAAGGAAGGAGCAATATACTGCCCACGTGGCATTTTAACACCATACACAATCCAATTGATATGAATTTCTTTCACAGAAGAAATTTCCCTAATTTTTGCCCAACGGGGTCCAACTTTTTTTAAGGTTTCTATCTATGGCAGCTAAAATATTAAACTCTGGTCTAGCGTAAATTGATGTTCTAAACTGTATGATATTGCTTCGTCCTACTTTTCCCAGAGGATCCTTAGCTTCAATCGTTCTCTTAAAAAATTAGGACGTTGAGATGGTGTGTTGCTTATCCAACCATATAGCCTCATATCAGTTTGGCTCATTTTTGCTGATTTTAAAAGATATTAACTAGCTCACGAGTTCGATAATGTTTATCAATACAAGAGTTTGTTATCTCTCTTCCTTTAATACACGAATCACTCCAAAGCAGCTTGCGACTTACTAATTGTTATTCACAAGATAAAATATCAGGTGTTTTTTATTGCTCCTCAAGATCAAATATAACCTCTGCGCATATAGGACTCGCACCATATAAGAATAACATATTTATTATTATTACTTTAATAAAAAAACACTATATTTAACATCAAACATTACTTATAGATAATTACATTTGTTCGTACAGAACAAATACAACAAATTCATTGCGATAAAACACAAATAAAACTTAACACAGACTTTTAGTACACTCAGTAACGACCAAAACATTTGCAAGTATAAGAGATCTAAGTAGCATAATTCTTGTCATAATTACAACTTATGATGTTATATATTACTGGAACCCTAAACACATTAATAGCTATCCTACAGGATAATAGTCAGTATTTTCAATTATTTCACTAACACTAACGCAGTATTAATTTTAATCCTATGAAAACAAAATTATTCTTCTTTATCATTTTGCTTTGCAATTTTGCTGCAACAGCCCAAACCTATAATCCCGAAGGAAAAACAGGTCAAGAGGCATTACTACAAAAACAACTAGCCGAAGTTCAATCCTTCTTTAAAACCGCGGAAGAGAACGATGCCAATGTAGACCGTTACGCATACAACCGTTACGAAGGAAGTCCATATCTTGATAAAGAATTTCAGACAGGAAGTCTTATAAAAAAAGATAGTTCTATATTCGATAATCTGAAATTAAGGTACAATATCTACAATGACCGTGTCGAATTCTTAAAAAAGGACATTATAAAGATTGTGCCTAGTAGAAATTTCACGAGTAAAGTCATAATTGGTGAAAAAACATTTAAATTAAGCCAATACCTTATTAAGGGGCACCCTAAATTTGGTTATTTGGAACAATTGACGCAAGGTGATTGTTGCCTCTATTACAGACACAAAGTAAGTCTAAATCCGGCAGTACAAGGAAATGCATACCAGGAACCCAAACCCGCAAAATTTGTTAATGCCAAGGGTATGTTTTTTATTCAACTTAAAGATGAACCAATCATGCAAATAACAAAGAAAAAACATTTGATTGTTCAACTCTCAAACAATAATAATGACATACAGAAGTTTTATAAAAAAGAGAAAATTAATATAAAAATGAAAGAGGATTTTATTAAACTGGTTCAGTACTACAATGAACTAAATGAATCATCAAAATAAATAATAAAACAGAAGGTGTTGCTAGTGGGCAACACCTTCTGTTTTA
It encodes:
- a CDS encoding SRPBCC family protein, whose amino-acid sequence is MKKALLIVGILVVLVLILHQVAPKHYQVERKVVVSTQIDTVFKSLCSLKEQQLWSPWAEMDPNMKVEYRGMDGEIGSVSHWVGNDKVGEGEQEIKKIESNTYIETELRFLKPFKSTSIGFLKLKPVDSQTEVTWGFKGEHKFPTTIIMLFMDMDEQIGPDFEKGLSKFKTYIEK
- a CDS encoding monovalent cation:proton antiporter family protein — translated: MNTYFDILPFLAGFLIVSVAASRLSLYFLKVKLPIITGLLIIGIIAGPFVLKLIPGESLHQLTFVNDISLSFIAFAAGAELYLAELKGRMKSIKWMTFGQLFFTFVLSAIAIYYLSERIPFMSGFTNEVKISMAILIGVIFVARSPVSAIAIINEMRAKGPFVKTAIGVTVVKDVLVIILFTLCFAISDALISGIPIDFILTVILLGELLLSFFLGWVLGKLMNFVLGLNMTTGLKAFVLIILGYLSFLFAHELHYYSQEYLGFHIYVEPLLVCILASFYVVNFGNSRREFNKIIERVVPKIYILFFTLTGASLSLDSFAEAFSIALVFFFIRLFSMAIGAYVGGRLAGDPKSYNRISWTPYVTQAGVALGLVSIVSQKYPDWGAEFATVLITVIVINQIVGPPLFKWAILKVGESHRKHDVLHEKRDKKVFIFGLEGQSLALARQLMSSDILVKMATRDKEKASHEYQGIPVVHIKDFGMEEMKRIGADSADSFVLFYQDEESLEICELAYEQFGTRHLVVRLHDRKYMKRFQELGALIVEPASMLISLMDHLVRSPIATSIILGMDESQDTVDVEMQNADLHGLSLRDLKLPSDVIILATKRNENPIISTGYTRLRRGDVLTLVGSKESLEKVKLKLGQQSEADFRQLRGVKMKLLTKIKSPKGGDFI
- a CDS encoding DUF4251 domain-containing protein; translation: MKTIFKKLLGSFLLIVLVTSLSAQKKEERKAQKIKVYQECLQLIKSGEFKFEADKAYPQSGSYIDLTTNYGFIKVSENNCLCDLPFFGRAYHADYGGDAGMDFEGEMLNKELTRDDKKMKVTYTFDVKDKEVFTVIIEAFSKKSVSTIVRCNSKAHISYSGQIVELKKDDPDAE
- a CDS encoding peptide chain release factor 3 translates to MAFIDEINRRRTFGIISHPDAGKTTLTEKLLLFGGAIHVAGAVKSNKIKKTATSDFMEIERQRGISVATSVMGFEYKGHKINILDTPGHQDFAEDTFRTLTACDSVIIVIDVAKGVEAQTRKLMKVCRMRKTPVIVFINKMDRSGKDAFDLLDEIEEELQLNVNPLSWPINMGPDFKGVYNIYHKNLSLFTPATQTVQDTIEFDDLSNPQLEEYIGDDAEVLRDELDLVSGVYPEFNVEDYLNAEIAPVFFGSALNNFGVQELLDVFVKIAPSPLPCQTVERLIQPEEEKFSGFVFKIHANMDPNHRDRIAFVKIVSGTFKRNTPYLHVRNGKKIKFSSPTAFMAEKKSIVEEAYPGDIIGLHDTGNFKIGDTLTEGEKINFKGIPSFSPELFKYIENADPMKSKQLAKGIDQLMDEGVAQLFTSQFNGRKVIGTVGALQFEVIEYRLLHEYSASCRWEHINLHKACWIKSNDDEELKEFKKAKYQYIAKDKHGRDVFLADSGYMLQMAQNNYKNLEFHFTSEF
- a CDS encoding thioesterase family protein produces the protein MSLEEGLNFTQELTVEDNNTAIAHGSGKLPVFATPAMVAFMENTAVKCIEKGLDKGLDTVGIQIDTKHIKATKVGKKVTCTATLTKVDGKKLTFQIEATDEDGPIGSSLHKRYIIDPIKFMERA
- a CDS encoding DUF4469 domain-containing protein; the protein is MEYCLNTDYLQEIADNCLDKLHHLKSDSKENNRITDDLKIKISSFKKYGTNSLFSALGSGSIVELRGKSLKFDSTDNYQGIFLLKEGGSEYRVSVYITNRPSRQIFQIPENIDSGRYKLELRTLHRGNKALRRAKLKELLNIVLK
- a CDS encoding YgaP family membrane protein — translated: MKKNMGLVDRILRSIVAITLIALYIFDVITGTIGIILVVLSSIMLLSSIIGNCPPYSLIGINTCKKKD
- a CDS encoding nucleotide triphosphate diphosphatase NUDT15, whose protein sequence is MESKRPKVGVGVAVIKEGRVLLGKRKNAHGDGTWAFPGGHLEYQECWEDCAIREILEETGLRIKNVRYGTVTNDIFQEEQKHYVTIVMLADYDFGDVNLMEPDKCERWEWFDWNNLPQSIFMTIQNLKRNNYNPITSSKIKD
- the asnA gene encoding aspartate--ammonia ligase: MKDLIIPKDYKSSLDLDQTEKAIKLIKDQFQLQLSSELRLKRVTAPLIVMKHTGLNDDLNGVERPVAFPIKALGDDKAEVVHSLAKWKRYMLGELSIPAGQGLYTDMNALRPDEDFTNIHSLYVDQWDWEKSITKEERSLDTLKETVKQIYAALKRTAYILQEYYPSIQAQLPEEICFIHAEELLLQYPELSPKERETKVAKEFGAVFIIGIGSEMVNGEPHDGRAPDYDDWSTPTVSGYKGLNGDIILWNPVLEIAFEISSMGIRVDEEALEKQLILRGAEERKTLMFHQKLLAGELPYSIGGGIGQSRLCMFLLQKAHIGEVQSSIWPEEMRQKCQESGIFIL